A section of the Rhizobium sp. Pop5 genome encodes:
- the ureG gene encoding urease accessory protein UreG, giving the protein MKSRNGPLRVGIGGPVGSGKTALTEKLCKAMRDDYSVAVVTNDIYTTEDAEALVRMQALPSDRIVGVETGGCPHTAIREDATINLQAIAGLNERIPDLDVVFIESGGDNLAATFSPDLADITIYVISVCQGEEIPRKGGPGITRSDLLVINKKDLAPHVGADLEVMDRDATRMRASRPFVFSDMKRGDGVSSIVSFLREQGGL; this is encoded by the coding sequence ATGAAATCAAGAAACGGACCTCTGCGCGTCGGCATCGGCGGGCCGGTCGGCTCGGGCAAGACGGCGCTGACGGAAAAGCTCTGCAAGGCGATGCGCGACGACTATTCCGTCGCCGTCGTCACCAACGACATCTATACCACCGAGGACGCCGAGGCACTCGTGCGCATGCAGGCGCTGCCTTCCGATCGCATCGTCGGCGTGGAGACGGGCGGCTGCCCGCACACGGCCATTCGCGAGGACGCGACGATCAATCTTCAGGCGATCGCCGGCCTCAACGAGCGGATTCCCGACCTCGACGTCGTCTTCATCGAATCCGGCGGCGACAATCTGGCAGCGACCTTTTCGCCCGATCTTGCCGATATCACCATCTATGTCATCTCCGTCTGCCAGGGCGAGGAAATCCCGCGCAAGGGCGGGCCAGGGATCACCCGCTCGGACCTTCTCGTCATCAACAAGAAGGATCTGGCACCCCATGTTGGCGCCGATCTCGAAGTGATGGACCGCGATGCGACGCGCATGCGCGCGAGCCGACCCTTCGTGTTTTCCGACATGAAGCGCGGCGACGGGGTCAGCTCCATCGTCAGCTTCCTGAGGGAGCAGGGCGGGCTCTAG